acctgcatgcccaccttttttttttcttcattttggcgtTATCCcttgaatccatactagacctgaagggactggtatagaccccacgctgttttttttccccccaatttttttttttttcttacattcagctgtcagcagggaatcctgctgacagctgatgactcattggttaagGGCGCGGCAGCCAACTTCCCAGACCACTACTTAGCatgcagctacatacagtttatacgctgactgaaaaaaaaaataaaaataattaaaaaaaaaaaagtgcaagaacaCATTAAGAATCGCataacacttgcatttctggtgcgattccattgaagtctattacatgcaaaaaacatagggaaaaaaaaaaaaaaaagtccgagaCTATTTCCAAAAACGGACcggctgcaaaacgcatagatgtgaacgtgtaagTCACATTAGGTTCAGTCTCAACACCGAAGGAAGGTAAACGTACCAAGATGTCCTCTGTACTATGAGTGTCAttgactgagagaccatttaactGCTGCTGCAACTGCCCGACCACACCCTGCGGCAAGTCTCGGGAGGGGATGAACCAGTCTTGGTCTTCCTCGTCCAACATTTCCTGGAAGCAGCGGTCTAGAAACTCCTGCTCCTGTAGCTCCTCTTCCACctgaagaaaccaaaaaaaaaaaagaaaagaaaaaggtgacAAAAAGCACAAGATGTCcatcattttgtttttcttttcccctttccaGCCAGTGAGAGCTGGCCCTTTAAAATGTCATAACACCACAGGCATTACATGCGATTCCTGTGGTTGACCGCCAGTGACCATGTGTGCTTCCTAGTCATGCGGTGGACCGCCAGTGACCATGTGTGCTTCCTAGTCATGCGGTTGACCGCCAGTGACCATGTGTGCTTCCTAGTCATGCGGTTGACCGCCAGTGACCATGTGTGCTTCCTAGTCATGCGGTTGACCGCCAGTGACCATGTGTGCTTCCTAGTCATGCGGTTGACCGCCAGTGACCATGTGTGCTTCCTAGTCATGCGGTGGACCGCCAGTGACCATGTGTGCTTCCTAGTCATGCGGTGGACCGCCAGTGACCATGTGTGCTTCCTAGTCATGCGGTGGACCGCCAGTGACCATGTGTGCTTCCTAGTCATGCGGTGGACCGCCAGTGACCATGTGTGCTTCCTAGTCATGCGGTGGACCGCCAGTGACCATGTGTGCTTCCTAGTCATGCGGTGGACCGCCAGTGACCATGTGTGCTTCCTAGTCATGCGGTGGACTGCCAGTGACCATGTGTGCTTCCTAGTCATGCGGTTGACCGCCAGTGACCATGTGTGCTTTCTAGTCATGCGGTTGACCGCCAGTGACCATGTGTGCTTCCTAGTCATGCGGTTGACCGCCAGTGACCATGTGTGCTTCCTAGTCATGCGGTTGACCGCCAGTGACCATGTGTGCTTCCTAGTCATGCGGTTGACCGCCAGTGACCATGTGTGCTTCCTAGTCATGTTATTTCTGTGGATGACTGCCAGTGACTATGTGTGCTTCctagtcatgtgattggctgtcacagtgaccATGTGCGCTTCctagtcatgtgattggctgtggttGAACGCCAGTAAACATGGGTGACTCCTGGTCATGAGATTTCCCGTGGTTGACCATGTGCGcttcctgtgattggctgtcagtgaCCATGTGTGCCTCCTGGTCATGTGCATTCTGTGGTTGGCTGTCAGTGACCATGTATGCTTCCTAGTGTTGACTGCCAGTGACCATGTACGCCTCCTGGTCATGTGATCGACATGCCACAGTGATCCACTACTGTCACAGGGAGCTGTCAGTGGCGGCACGCTCACAGTGCTGGAGACGCCTAGTGAGCACACACCTTCTATGGCAGCTAGGTGTTAAAGCCCACAATTGTGCTGCAAATATACAATTACAATCAGGGTTGTAAGAGTGGGCAAAAATCATAAACCTCTGTCATATTTTATTGCAGTTTTCATTGAGGGGAGGGGGGCTTTCCTTCACTTGCTATTCATCAGACACCAATATAAGAAGCAGGGAGAGCGGGTGTCACTGGGACAAGAAGGCATAGCCAGGAACATCTCACAGGTTCTAACCCGGCTGTGTCCCGACTGACATGAAAGGGACTACCTGCATGCAtttgcatggaacacctgtgcatcccgtgCAGGCAAAACACGGCCCCTCATATGGGTCCACTCTTAAGTACGAGGCCcataggtccctttcacacaggcgttctCAGCCTATTTTTGATCCACGAttactttgataaaaaaaaaaaaaaaacacacacacacacacacgtatctcTAAGGGTAGCCAAGGACCTGCTGGGATGGACCAGAGGGTGTCCAGGTGAAAGAAGCCCTAATCTCTATGAATTACATATGTATGGGATAGAATCAAGACTATGGACTGAATATATCTTGTTGTAACTTATCTCAAGCTTACTTATGAGCCAATCCccgctattaaccacttcaatatgtgCCATAGTCAAAAGACAGGTAAAGCGTGGTTTTGTTATGGGAGAGCAtccatagacgccctcccagaacacgCCTGGGGTGCACATCGAGGCGTGCACTGtcatcgtggtaaagggccaattacagtggccctttaccatgtgatcatctgtgtccaatcacagctgatacaTGTAAACAAAATTTGCCAGTTAAATCAGCATGCCTTTCCTCGcatgctgtcacagcatgaggTGAGGAAAGCCGGTAAACCAGCAAGCTCGACAGAGCGCATTTTACAGTGCTGCCCCCCACACAAACACACATTAGTTAAGAAATTACTTATTTTCAAactttaagacaaaaaaaaaaaaaaaaacacaacaacacttCACAGGCATAGCAACGTGCCGATATGTCACTGCCTGTTTACGGGTTTTGTGGGCGCCCCCGACCACCTACTCAGCGGGAGTTTGTCAGCAGATCCTGGTCAACGATTCAtgactgggacctgctgatcagctgtgtccaatcacagggctctgtacagagggaatcaccacacaccaaaaacacaccgaGTATACACCGTAGGCTTTagacgatataaaaaaaaaaaaaaaaaaagaagaagaatacaaatttaatttgggtgcagtgaccgtgcaattaccagttaaagtagcacaatgctgaatagcaaaaaataaaattgactgttatgaagggggtaaaaccttctggagcggAAGTAGTAAACTTTTGCAAATAGGACAGGAAGTTTATGGTGCCCCTGGTCCCCCAACTCCACCATGCTTGGAATCAAGGAGGCGGTGGGGGCTAAAAGGTGACCTTCgcaattaaagtggttataaaggcagaaggggttttcatcttaatgcattaagatataaagccTTCTGTGCtcagcagctcccccccccccagcccccctaacacttacctgaggtgtcttctctatccagcgatgtccacgagtgtcttggctgTCTGCGATACTCCTTcccgattggctaagacacagcagcggtgccattggctcctgatgctgtcaaagtcagctagccaattaggagagggggcggggccggggctccatgtctgaatggacacagggagccatgacttggtttgggtgcccccatagcaagctgcttgctgtggggggcactgaacaggtgggaggagccaggatcacagaacagggacccgagaagaggaggatctgggccgctctgtgcaaatccactgcaacagagcaggaaagtataacatgtttgttttgtttaccCCCTGTAAACATAagtagattttacaatcactttaacctcagGTCCTTGAAGGCGAGATCTTACAGGGGTAGCAGCCTTGCTAGTTTCTGGTCAGTTTAAATTTGGTAAAATGCGACACCGAATGGTTTTTGTAAGCttgtattatacacacacacacacacacacacacacacacacacaccttaaaaactataataaactattgtaaaagaaaaataagTTTTTCAAATCCTTACATTgaataaggtccctttcacactgaagtgcccTAAAAGGTGGCCTAGTAGTAACAGGAAGCCCGCCATGACAGAACAATGGAGGATACATCCGGGCCGTTCTTTATATGAAAAGACTTTGTTGCCTGGAGGTCACGTTGACCTTCTTGACTCAATATTTGCAAGTTCCTGACCTTGGCATGCACACCCGACCTACCGTGTTCCAGATGAATGAATGACGTACTGCCCGGCACAGGCTCCACATAAGAGCTAAGCAAGCAGCATCTTCAGAAGGCAGTCcgcaaatgcaaaaacaaaaaacttcaCAGGCTTAACGTAGAATTCCTGGATAAACCTAATCTTAAAATCCGGTGTTAGCAGTTAGATGTACTAGTAGGATTCAATGCACTcaaactgaagccaaactgcaACTAATAGTTTATTCCCACAAGGAAAGAGAACTGCATTAATTTCTTATAAAGTGTTTTACACAaagaaaatctgatcattgtaagcacccctgtctgtgGTAAATGGGTTGACTTCAGGGTtgcaaccaatagaaaaaaaaaaaaaaaaaaaaatttatgaataCTTTCAGGCAAGCACTCACCAATACATAGACTGATAATTAGTGGTGCGATTTaagtcaatacaaaaaaaaataaataaaatattgggcgcaagtcgcactgcaaagaatcacatgcaatttcccccactgctccaGTGTGTATAGAAAAAAGggaaaagtgccatctagtggccagttCAAAAAGAACGTTAGCACTCACAGtacatctggccacatgcaaaataatctacataggtgtcctgATACCGCCGATGATAGCAAAAATCGGGGCCACTGGCAGATGCTTACAGGGCTGGAAGAGAGGTTCCGGGACCCCCCGTGGGTATAGGGGCataagtgatgtcagcttgggggtggACCACCTCTACATCTCcgccagccctgtgagcacctccagcgcccccccccccccccagtttgccaTCATCGGCAGACCAGGACACCtggattattttgcatgtggccagagatatatatttattatatagatATTAgaagtcgaccgatatatcggccgatatttggcttttttttaacttaaatcggcatcggccgattgtgctgataaaaaaagccgattataacttcagcgggacttgcaaattacttctgtaatagaagtcaatgcaagctgcctgaaagttatctgtggagaggattctctcctccctgggcagcctgccaagtctgataagaatatacattgtatcttttcaggttgttttatcaatagactgaactccctgtgtagaagttctcagtttaaccatttaaagacaatcttttctgacacttgttgcttacaagtaaaaatcctgtattttgtgctataaaatcacttagaacccccaaacattatatatatatatctctatatagatatatagatatatagatatatagatatatagatctatctatctatctatctatctatctatctatctatctatctatctatctatctatataatttttttttagcagagaccctagggaataaaatagcggttgttgcaatattttatgtcacacggtatttgcgcagcggtctttcaaacgcaatttttttttaaagaaaatacactaatgaaataaaaaaaaaaaaaaaatataagcagtgaagttagcccattttttttcgtccaaaagttttgattacctgtttttgtgtatttaatatttaagatatcgttttttttttttaatctaaattatacatacaagtgaactgattggaggtttgttttgtttaataaatgttaaaaaatttctgtattacttaaggctgctctcacactggagcgggcaggcgttgacggtaaaacgctgttagttttagcgacgctttaccgtcattttagcggctctatttggctgctagcggggcgcttataacccagctagcggctgaggaaggggttaaatgcgcccctgaagcgctgctgccgaaacgctttgcaggcgcttcggcagcagtgcgcattcatttcaatgggcaggagtggtggaggagcggtatacattgctccaaagatgctgtttgcaggactttttttttttttttttaaacatcctgccagcacatcgcctcagtgtgaaagcactcaagctttcacactgagactgcaggggagccgttttacaggcgctatttttaacccaaaagtgtctgaaaaacaccccagcgtgaaaggggtccaactgttagattttatgagatgaagggaaaaaaaaaaaaaaaaaaaaaaaaatcggcatctatcggccaccgcgattcctaaatatcggcatcggccagagaaaaacccatattggtcgacctctaataaaattttatatagatatatagtgtGTATCTCAAAAAGATTTTGAGggtcagtgccaatctgcagcctcagcagtgcccatgattgcagcctgatctgtgcctcaTTACACAGAGCCGGGATCTCCCGTGTACTCGCAGTCACACAGTCCGCATCCTTGGCTGgctcttatgatagacagaacactgttcCAATGCTGGGACATGTGATGTCTATCCTTCACCCTCTGAGGCAGCCAGGTATAAAGTTAGCGTATAACACATACAAAATTTGcctcctattttcaggggaaaaatgtgaatgttatacgccaataaatacggtagttttaaGTGCAAGGGAGCGATTTAGGGTCTTATAGACACCCCCCcaaaatccctccataaagaggacctgtcacaacagatgtttacattgcttgtgacagcattAAAAGCGatcggtttatttttttttatttaaccacttccagaccgccgcacgacgatgtacgtccaaactttgaagggggataccgctatggcagcagctagctgccataaccccggtatccccgttttcgtgcggcggacggctttctgataaaagtggtctctgcggccgattcgtcgcgagatcacttttaaatcggtggcgggagagggccccccgccgcgatccggtgccaccggtagtggcggaggcgatcgcatccttctcCGTGCCGTGCCTGGAGACCAGTGAGGCTAacatggcgcccactcgtctccatgacactgctgggcggaagcgacatcaaaacgtcatttcctcccacgcctcttaaaaggcatatatttttttcaatgtcatttttggaaatgactttttattgcattttagtgtaaatatgagatgtgaggtctttttgaccccagatctcatatttaagaggacctgtcatgctttctttTACAAGGGACGTTcacataggaataaaagtaacacaattttttttttttttttaaaaaaccagtgtaaaaaacaaataaaataatgtaaaaataaaatttttttttaaaaaacccccgtcccgacgagctcacgcgcagaagcgaacgcatacgcgagtagcaccagcatatgaaaacagtggtcaaaccaaacatgtgaggtatcgccacgaccggtagagcgagagcaataattttagccctagacctcctctaactgaaaacatgcaacctgtagaattttttaaacgtcgcctatggagatttttgggggtaaaagtttgacgccattccacaagcgagtgcaattttgaagcgtgacatgttgggtatcaatttacttggcgtaacattatatttcacaatataaaaaaaaaaaattgggctaactttactgttgtcttatttttttattcaaacaaaagtgcgcttataagaccgctgcgcaaatacggtgcaaaaaaaaaaaaaaaaaaaaaaaaagtattgcaacgaccgccattttattctctagggtgctagaaaaaaaaccatatataatgtttgggggttctaagtaattttctagcagaaaagcctgttttaaaacatgtaaacacctaaaatccaaaacgaggctggtctttaagtggttaaaaatagcataaaaaccaaaaaaaataaaggggggctAATTTTACCTTTTAGCTTTTTTTAAATACAAtgaagtttatttttttccccagagtttgaaagaccgctgcgcaaataaaaaaaaaaaaaaaatacagactttAACTCGTAAACAAGTGTCAAATAGGCTTGGTCAGCAAGTGGTCAAACTGTTTTACagcacagtgcttctgctgtgtaatttggcctccTGTATCAcgtgaaatacctggctgatcctgcctggtgctgccctccaCCCTGTAAACGGACCACAGTTTATCATAGCCGCTGAGCCCAGACACCATGGTTGGTTTACTTGCCTCCGTTAcctgcagctctcctgtcctcctccctGCCAGCCAGCTCAGAATGCTGCTATCATTTCCGAGTGTCATTTCTACAATCCCctttattactactattattaacTGATGTGCCCCAGTGTAGGTGGTTTtgtaaaaataagctgttctataCTGTGTTTCCGAGTGCCGCTCGTCACTCACGTGACCGGTCGCGCCTCTCCTCTTCCCAGCTGACAGCAGGGGAGGgtttctcagcccctcccactgtagccgtCAGACTGGGCGCTTGGAAACAGTTTAGAATGGCTTATTTttacaaaacacatacactgggcacATCAGTTAAAGTAAAAGAGGGGATTGCAGAAATGACACTGTggtttaaagagaaagtaaacccgctttgtttccctgcaaaggtaaagcataatgggctatgcatcgcatagtaacccatgtcacttacctgacacaggagcctgcgatgtccccgatttcctcactggcagcaagcgtccattcttcacccctcttccttctggggccgcgaactccggctctgtgactgtccggagtcgcgggagccgccagtcacggcatgaccccagcttgaacagcgtgccctttcaagagtgcgcaTGCGCTGAATACATCGGCGCCTGCGCAGAAGAAAGCATCACCcggggaaatagtaaatatctcctaaaccgtgtaggtttaggagatatttcaagtacctacagctaagccttaatctaggcttacctgtaggtgaaagtggtctgtaagggtttacaaccactttaaggtttgacatgttggatatctatttactcttttatatattttaccaaaaaaaaaaaaaaaaagttgggcaaTGTATTGAGCTCATGTCCCCTaatattaactttagtgtattttttttttttttttttttacagaccccATTAGTAATATTGTGCGAgacaaaaaattggaactaccgctattttatgctctatggtgtctgctttcagaaaatagattGTTTTGGGGGGTGGGTTAATgtaatcttcagggctaaaataattaagcatgtgtgaaaaaataaataaaaaaaaacccagctctggcagcaaaagtaaAGTGAAAACGTGGGAATCGGGGTGTTGGGGATGTCTCTCCAGGCCGCCTGTGGAGGACTTTGCTCTTGCTGACATTAGGCACATTACCTGTCTGTTGAAGTCCTCTTCATTCTCCATCCACATGTACTCTGCGAAGGGGTTGTTTTCATTCTCGTCATGTCCGTTTACCACCTGTTCATCCTTGGACTTGTTGTTGGACGTGGAGTTCCCAAGATTTGAACCGTTCATCATGGCAGTTATCTGGCAGCGAGAGAAAAACAGATTAAGTACAACTACAAATCAGCTGTTAGTTGTGAATCACATGAAAGATCAACAGAGAGAGAAGACGGGAAAGTGTACTGAGCTCATCCAACACTGAGAAGGTTCAACATGAAGGctacaaacacacgtgtgtgtgacCAAATATCTATTTTCATCCCCTCTGtaatagggggggagggggatttaggATTTGGAGAACGTAGTTTTAGGCCTCAATACAGGACATTTTTGCAGCTGCTCCTcgtggggggtgggggtctggctTTTCtgtctaaactcccctgcatgttattcTATGTGCTCATGCACACACAGGCATCTAGCAGCATTtagaggaaaaacaaaacaaacactgcCAGTATCCCCAGGAGCAGAgttttggctggaaaaaaaaaaaatgcatctaaaaAAGGCTAGGCAAGTTTAGCATTTCACTGTTAAATCATTTCAATGTCCAGAATAGATTATTCTGACCAATGAAACAAATTTTACAAGTGTCAGTCTTTTTCCGGCAAAAACACTACAGCCAGGAGGGAAGGCTTCTAGGAGAGCGTTTGaaaaacgtctgtgtgcatgaggcccaaaacTAAAGGTTTTAAAGAGCCTCCACCGCCGGGGGCACCACAAATGGTCTCCCGACACTCAGGAGGGTGCGCAGCCGCAAAGAGCCTCTCCTGCTGGGCACCCGGAGGGTGCGCCGCCGCAAACAGCCTCCCATGCTTGGCTCCCAGAGGGGCGCCGCCACAAAGAGCCTCCCATGCTTGGCTCCCAGAGGGGCGCCGCCACAAAGAGCCTCTCCTGCTGGGCACCCGGAGGGTGCGCCGCCGCAAACAGCCTCCCATGCTTGGCTCCCAGAGGGGCGCCGCCACAAAGAGCCTCCCATGCTTGGCTCCCAGAGGGGCGCCGCCACAAAGAGCCTCCCATGCTTGGCTCCCAGAGGGGCGCCGCCACAAAGAGCCTCCCATGCTTGGCTCCCAGAGGGGCGCCGCCACAAAGAGCCTCCCATGCTTGGCTCCCAGAGGGGCGCCGCCACAAAGAGCCTCCCATGCTTGGCTCCCAGAGGGGCGCCGCCACAAAGAGCCTCCCATGCTTGGCTCCCAGAGGGGCGCCGCCACAAAGAGCCTCCCATGCTTGGCTCCCAGAGGGGCGCCGCCACAAAGAGCCTCCCATGCTTGGCTCCCAGAGGGGCGCCGCCACAAAGAGCCTCCCATGCTTGGCTCCCAGAGGGGCGCCGCCACAAAGAGCCTCCCATGCTTGGCTCCCAGAGGGGCGCCGCCACAAAGAGCCTCCCATGCTTGGCTCCCAGAGGGGCGCCGCCACAAAGAGCCTCCCATGCTTGGCTCCCAGAGGGGCGCCGCCACAAAGAGCCTCCCATGCTTGGCTCCCAGAGGGGCGCCGCCACAAAGAGCCTCCCATGCTTGGCTCCCAGAGGGGCGCCGCCACAAAGAGCCTCCCATGCTTGGCTCCCAGAGGGGCGCCGCCACAAAGAGCCTCCCATGCTTGGCTCCCAGAGGGGCGCCGCCACAAAGAGCCTCCCATGCTTGGCTCCCAGAGGGGCGCCGCCACAAAGAGCCTCCCATGCTTGGCTCCCAGAGGGGCGCCGCCACAAAGAGCCTCCCATGCTTGGCTCCCAGAGGGGCGCCGCCACAAAGAGCCTCCCATGCTTGGCTCCCAGAGGGGCGCCGCCACAAAGAGCCTCCCATGCTTGGCTCCCAGAGGGGCGCCGCCACAAAGAGCCTCCCATGCTTGGCTCCCAGAGGGGCGCCGCCACAAAGAGCCTCCCATGCTTGGCTCCCAGAGGGGCGCCGCCACAAAGAGCCTCCCATGCTTGGCTCCCAGAGGGGCGCCGCCACAAAGAGCCTCCCATGCTTGGCTCCCAGAGGGGCGCCGCCACAAAGAGCCTCCCATGCTTGGCTCCCAGAGGGGCGCCGCCACAAAGAGCCTCCCATGCTTGGCTCCCAGAGGGGCGCCGCCACAAAGAGCCTCCCATGCTTGGCTCCCAGAGGGGCGCCGCCACAAAGAGCCTCCCATGCTTGGCTCCCAGAGGGGCGCCGCCACAAAGAGCCTCCCATGCTTGGCTCCCAGAGGGGCGCCGCCACAAAGAGCCTCCCATGCTTGGCTCCCAGAGGGGCGCCGCCACAAAGAGCCTCCCATGCTTGGCTCCCAGAGGGGCGCCGCCACAAAGAGCCTCCCATGCTTGGCTCCCAGAGGGGCGCCGCCACAAAGAGCCTCCCATGCTTGGCTCCCAGAGGGGCGCCGCCACAAAGAGCCTCCCATGCTTGGCTCCCAGAGGGGCGCCGCCACAAAGAGCCTCCCATGCTTGGCTCCCGGAGGGGCGCCGCCACAAAGAGCCTCCCATGCTTGGCTCCCGGAGGGGCGCCGCCACAAAGAGCCTCCCATGCTTGGCTCCCGGAGGGGCGCCGCCACAAAGAGCCTCCCATGCTTGGCTCCCGGAGGGGCGCCGCCACAAAGAGCCTCCCATGCTTGGCTCCCGGAGGGGCGCCGCCACAAAGAGCCTCCCATGCTTGGCTCCCGGAGGGGCGCCGCCACAAAGAGCCTCCCATGCTTGGCTCCCGGAGGGGCGCCGCCACAAAGAGCCTCCCATGCTTGGCTCCCGGAGGGGCGCCGCCACAAAGAGCCTCCCATGCTTGGCTCCCGGAGGGGCGCCGCCACAAAGAGCCTCCCATGCTTGGCTCCCGGAGGGGCGCCGCCACAAAGAGCCTCCCATGCTTGGCTCCCGGAGGGGCGCCGCCACAAAGAGCCTCCCATGCTTGGCTCCCGGAGGGGCGCCGCCACAAAGAGCCTCCCATGCTTGGCTCCCGGAGGGGCGCCGCCACAAAGAGCCTCTCATGCTTGGCTCCCGGAGGGGCGCCGCCACAAAGAGCCTCCCATGCTTGGCTCCCGGAGGGGCGCCGCCACAAAGAGCCTCCCATGCTTGGCTCCCGGAGGGGCG
This window of the Aquarana catesbeiana isolate 2022-GZ linkage group LG01, ASM4218655v1, whole genome shotgun sequence genome carries:
- the PAIP2B gene encoding polyadenylate-binding protein-interacting protein 2B; this encodes MMNGSNLGNSTSNNKSKDEQVVNGHDENENNPFAEYMWMENEEDFNRQVEEELQEQEFLDRCFQEMLDEEDQDWFIPSRDLPQGVVGQLQQQLNGLSVNDTHSTEDILSKSTLNPDAKEFVPGVKY